AAATTCATGCAAATAGAGCCAAAGCCGCGATTTTCATCACCACGAATGTCGTCTATATGAATTTGATGGTGCTCATCGTATTGTGCATGGATGGAAAAGTCCCATGAACCATCAAACGGTGTTTCACAATCGTGAAGCATAATTTTACATACGTTTCCGTCATCTGATGCATATACGATGACCCATTTTTCTTCTTTCGTTTGATCTATACCAAGAATGTTCCAATTCTTTGCGATTTTCTTCATGTTTTCTTGCATTCGAAAAACCTGAAATTCAAGATCTTCAAATTCTGCAATCAATGTTTCTTTCTTCTTATCTTCTTTTCTTTCAAATGCGGAAGGTGCTAAAAACAATGGAATTCTCCTTTCAGCATTTTGTTTCTTTACGTTAAAAACACTCACAAGTATCGTATTTTACTAGAAAAGAAACTGTGATGCAAACGGGTAAAATGTATAATAAAAAAATCGATAGAATACCTGTTGTAAATACATAACAGAACATGTATGATGTGGTGTATACAATATATAGCGCCTACATAATTGAAATAGCTATATATTGTTTGCATGATGAAATTGAATAATCAGGAAGTTCAGGTGCCTTAAACGGCTTAAAAGGGAATCCGGTGAAAGTCCGGAACTGTCCCCGCAACTGTAAATGTGGACGAAATGAGATACCCACTGTATAAAAATGTGTTAGCAATTTATACGGGAAGGCTCAAAGTAGGAAGAAGCATAAGTCAGGAGACCTACCTGTCTTCCGAAGTTTCTAATCTTCGGGGGGTGAGATCAAGAGACGGTAAAATATAGATTTACGCTACGTTTATGTTTAAGGTAGCGGTATTTACCGTTTACACAACTCTTCCAAAGATGGAGGAGTTTTTTTATTTTTCTAGGATTGTTTTATGTTATTTGTTTTTAGCTTTACATTTAAGGGAGGGTGTTTTTCAGTGACTCAAACAACAACTGTTATATCAGAGCTTACAAAGAATTTGACTAACCAGTATCCAAACTTATCATGGGGGAATTTTCACGAGTATCTTCGATTAAAAAAGATAGACTTAACAATGATGCAAGAGGCAACAGACCAGGTAATACTTGCGGCCATAGATATGCAATGTGCGGATGAAGCGGACTGGACGTATATCGGAGCAAGGTATTTCCTAAATCAGTTATATAACGAAGTGTCAAACAACCGAGGAATCAATGCATATGAAGACTTTCCAACTTTATTAAGAGCTTTAACTGAAGATCATTTGTATGACGAAAAACTATTGAACGCATACAGTGACGAGGAAGTTCGCTCAATCGGAACGTTTATTAAGAAAGAACGCGATAGCTTATTTACATATATTGGCGTTAAAACGTTAACTGATCGTTATTTGTGTAAAAGTATTGAAGGAAAGATTGTTGAACTTCCGCAAGAACGATTTTTAATCATTGCGATGACATTAATGATGAATGAAGATAAACAACATCGTTTGCAACTAGTCAAAGAAGCTTATTGGGCTCTTTCAAATTTATATATGACGGTTGCGACACCGACTTTGGCGAACGCAGGAAAAACACACGGACAACTATCTAGCTGTTTTATAGATACCGTAGATGACAGTTTAAGAGGGATCTTTGATAGTAATACGGATGCAGCTACTGTAAGTAAAAATGGTGGAGGATTAGGCGTATATTTAGGAAAAATAAGAGCGAAAGGCAGTACAATTAAAGGCTTTAAAGGTAATTCTTCCGGTGTAATTCCGTGGATGAAGCAACTTAACAATACTGCAGTAAGTGTTGATCAATTAGGGCAACGACAAGGAGCGATTGCAGTTTATCTTGATGTTTGGCATAAAGATATCTTTTCGTTTTTGGATGCAAAGTTAAATAACGGTGACGAACGTCAAAGAACGCATGATTTATTTACTGGTGTCTGTCTTCCTGATCTTTTTATGGAAAAAGTAAAAAACAGAGAAGATTGGTTCTTATTTGATCCTCACGAGGTTAGAGAAGTCATGGGGTTTTCTTTAGAGGATTTTTACGATGAAGAACAGGGATATGGTAGTTTCAGAGAAAAGTATGAGGCTTGCGTTAACTGTCAGCACTTAACAAAGGAAAGTGTTCCAGCAATTGAAATCATGAAGCGAATGATGATTTCACAACTAGAAACAGGAACGCCATACATGTTTTATCGCGATACTGTGAATCGAGAAAATCCTAACAAACACGAAGGGATGATTTATGCTTCAAATTTATGTACGGAAATTATGCAAAACATGAGTCCGACTACGGTGATTGAAGAAACGTTTACTGGAGGAGAAATTACAACACGTAAAAAAGCTGGAGATTATGTCGTTTGTAATTTGAGTTCAATTTCTCTAGCAAGGGCCGTGACGGATGATGTACTAGAGAGGCTTATAACAATTCAAGTAAGAATGTTAGATAATGTCATTGATGTGAATGAAATAGAGGTTCATCAAGCCGAAGCAACAAACAAAAAATATCGAGGAATTGGTTTAGGGACATTTGGTTGGCACCATTTATTAGCATTGAAACAAATAAAGTGGGAGTCAAATGAAGCGATTAGCTATGCAGACAAGCTTTATGAAGATATTGCATATTACACGGTTAAAGCGAGTGCCAAATTAGCAAAAGAAAAAGGAGCGTACTCTGTATTTGAAGGATCTGATTGGCATAAAGGAACGTATTTTCAAGGTGAACGGTATGACACATCAAGGTGGCAGGAGTTAAAAGAATACGTTAAACAGGCAGGTCTTAGAAACGGGTATTTAATGGCGGTTGCTCCCAATGCGAGCACATCGATTATTGCAGGGTCAACAGCATCGATCGATCCGATTTTTAATAAAGAGTATGCCGAAGAAAAGAAGAATTATAAGATCCCTGTAACTGCACCAGATTTGTCTTCTGAAACAACTTGGTATTATAAGCCTGCACACTTGATCGATCAATTATGGAGTATAAAACAAAATGCAGCTAGACAAAAGCATATCGACCAGGCTGTATCGTTTAACCTCTACGTTGAACATACAATCAAAGCAAAAGATTTATTGAACTTACACTTAACAGCATGGCAAGAAGGTCTAAAAACGACTTACTATGTTCGCTCTACTTCTAGTGATCTCGAAGATTGCGAAAGTTGCTCTAGCTAAAAAAAAAGGGAGGATGGAAATGGAGACATTAACTGAAAGAAAATTATATGATATCAATGCCCCGAACGCATCAACAAAAATTATTAACGGCAGAAGTTCGAATGTCCTTAATTGGGATGATGTCCGCTTTTCTTGGGCATATCCGTTATATAAAAATATGTTGGCTAATTTCTGGACACCATTTGAAATTAATATGTCAGCTGATGCGAAGCAGTTTGCGACATTAACAACAGACGAACAAGATTCGTTTAAGAAAATTATTGGACTACTCGCTTTTTTAGATAGCATTCAAACGGATTATTCGATGCATGCTGCCAGGTACTTAACGGATTCAAGCCTCTCTGCACTAATGACGACATTGTCGTTTCAAGAGGTCGTCCATAACCAAAGTTACTCCTATGTATTATCTAGCTTAGTGAAAAAAAGCGAGCAAGATGAAATTTTTGAGTATTGGAAACACGATGACGTGTTAAGAGAAAGAAATGAGTTTATCGTAGAGGGCTATGAAGCATTTATCCAAAATCCAACACCAAAAACATTTTTAGAATCGATCGTATACGATGTGATCTTAGAAGGGCTAAATTTTTACTCTGGCTTTAGTTTTTTCTACCAATTAGCAAGACAACAGAAAATGGTTTCTACGTCGACTATGATT
The Bacillus shivajii DNA segment above includes these coding regions:
- a CDS encoding GNAT family protein, whose protein sequence is MFLAPSAFERKEDKKKETLIAEFEDLEFQVFRMQENMKKIAKNWNILGIDQTKEEKWVIVYASDDGNVCKIMLHDCETPFDGSWDFSIHAQYDEHHQIHIDDIRGDENRGFGSICMNFLKEHALEQNISCIKGDIVKRDWGHIDRLIHFYEKHHFHVSIEQEKQHGMIYWQPSA
- a CDS encoding ribonucleoside-diphosphate reductase subunit alpha, whose amino-acid sequence is MLFVFSFTFKGGCFSVTQTTTVISELTKNLTNQYPNLSWGNFHEYLRLKKIDLTMMQEATDQVILAAIDMQCADEADWTYIGARYFLNQLYNEVSNNRGINAYEDFPTLLRALTEDHLYDEKLLNAYSDEEVRSIGTFIKKERDSLFTYIGVKTLTDRYLCKSIEGKIVELPQERFLIIAMTLMMNEDKQHRLQLVKEAYWALSNLYMTVATPTLANAGKTHGQLSSCFIDTVDDSLRGIFDSNTDAATVSKNGGGLGVYLGKIRAKGSTIKGFKGNSSGVIPWMKQLNNTAVSVDQLGQRQGAIAVYLDVWHKDIFSFLDAKLNNGDERQRTHDLFTGVCLPDLFMEKVKNREDWFLFDPHEVREVMGFSLEDFYDEEQGYGSFREKYEACVNCQHLTKESVPAIEIMKRMMISQLETGTPYMFYRDTVNRENPNKHEGMIYASNLCTEIMQNMSPTTVIEETFTGGEITTRKKAGDYVVCNLSSISLARAVTDDVLERLITIQVRMLDNVIDVNEIEVHQAEATNKKYRGIGLGTFGWHHLLALKQIKWESNEAISYADKLYEDIAYYTVKASAKLAKEKGAYSVFEGSDWHKGTYFQGERYDTSRWQELKEYVKQAGLRNGYLMAVAPNASTSIIAGSTASIDPIFNKEYAEEKKNYKIPVTAPDLSSETTWYYKPAHLIDQLWSIKQNAARQKHIDQAVSFNLYVEHTIKAKDLLNLHLTAWQEGLKTTYYVRSTSSDLEDCESCSS
- a CDS encoding ribonucleotide-diphosphate reductase subunit beta, which gives rise to METLTERKLYDINAPNASTKIINGRSSNVLNWDDVRFSWAYPLYKNMLANFWTPFEINMSADAKQFATLTTDEQDSFKKIIGLLAFLDSIQTDYSMHAARYLTDSSLSALMTTLSFQEVVHNQSYSYVLSSLVKKSEQDEIFEYWKHDDVLRERNEFIVEGYEAFIQNPTPKTFLESIVYDVILEGLNFYSGFSFFYQLARQQKMVSTSTMINYINRDEQLHVYLFANIFKELRREYPELQGDDVDRFVQETFKKAAQLEMKWANYIIGERFPEIPINELENYIKFMANKRVNELGVERPFDGYRSNPLKWIKVYEDMNSGKTDFFEQKSRQYTKVSEDNGFDDL